A window of bacterium contains these coding sequences:
- a CDS encoding tetratricopeptide repeat protein, with translation MGKIFLKEDFIEEAIGEFKQVLDVDSNYIPAYLLLSLALQKCPNPDLLRVVELLEKAVQVAPDNADVHLNLAQVYNNVNMKTQFHQNSL, from the coding sequence TTGGGTAAGATATTTTTGAAAGAGGATTTTATTGAGGAGGCTATTGGTGAATTTAAGCAGGTTTTGGATGTTGATTCAAATTACATTCCTGCATATCTTTTGCTTTCTTTAGCCCTTCAAAAGTGTCCAAATCCTGATTTATTAAGAGTGGTTGAATTATTAGAGAAAGCTGTTCAAGTAGCTCCAGACAATGCTGATGTTCACTTGAATCTTGCCCAAGTTTATAATAACGTGAATATGAAAACTCAATTTCACCAGAACTCCCTGTAA
- a CDS encoding riboflavin kinase, which yields MEVYLFDFEGDLYGQSLRVRFGPRLRSDMTFRDSTQLKRQLERDEEIARNLLLA from the coding sequence CTGGAAGTCTACCTTTTCGATTTCGAGGGGGATCTATATGGTCAATCTCTTCGGGTACGCTTTGGCCCCCGCCTCAGGTCGGATATGACCTTCCGTGATTCCACCCAACTTAAAAGGCAGCTCGAACGTGATGAAGAAATAGCCAGGAACCTACTATTGGCCTGA
- a CDS encoding SPASM domain-containing protein, with amino-acid sequence MRVTAIIETDLSPNWQGERGWILEPIQGKPALEHLLNRLKRSRRVGKIVFFGPARPENEPFFRRAKEWGIEVFSGDIAEVSHQIGTDTFLRVKGGNMLVDPAIIDQMIESHRQKGADYTCLVGLPQGTEAEVFSNKAWPTSNNNPSKTPFPRPQSVEKVADNLRVNRFEIKDPLMGPALKLGINRKEDAYFLSEIFDLMGGPIEEISLREAVEFLLGYQETLAEKMTAESNLLARKLYNKKLNMIECHLQKEELLSRPIWLQLELTSRCNLKCIMCGQKRQDGLRLGDMPLNLFKQTEDVLSYLPQVSSYGWGESLLHPDYLKMFRIMRKYQADVLLYTNGMRLTEEIAKEIVVGGCRDLVFSFAGATKETSEYIRRGLDFSRLVRAVEMVQDLKQRFISSKPNLRIAFLAMRKNIRELPQLVRLASSLGVKKILITYLVVNRPELRDESLYYHQELANEFLKAGLEEAKRLGVSIDLPGFFGRKSDNGSQRKVCYEPWTNAYISNEGKVIPCCKISTPLGDLSKHTFEEIWNSKAYTNFRQRVNSDHPPAECRECPFFKYQDINDEKTHLQLDGHWKLR; translated from the coding sequence ATGAGAGTAACTGCCATCATTGAGACAGACCTTTCTCCCAACTGGCAGGGAGAACGAGGTTGGATATTAGAACCGATTCAGGGCAAGCCTGCACTGGAGCATCTCCTGAATAGATTAAAAAGGTCCAGGCGTGTGGGAAAGATCGTCTTTTTTGGTCCAGCCCGACCAGAGAATGAGCCTTTCTTTAGACGGGCTAAGGAGTGGGGGATAGAGGTTTTTTCCGGAGACATAGCTGAGGTAAGCCATCAAATAGGGACAGATACGTTCCTCCGAGTAAAAGGGGGAAATATGTTGGTTGATCCGGCCATCATCGATCAAATGATTGAATCCCATCGACAAAAAGGAGCCGATTATACCTGTCTGGTTGGCCTTCCTCAAGGGACAGAGGCAGAGGTGTTTTCCAATAAGGCCTGGCCCACATCTAATAATAACCCCTCTAAGACACCCTTCCCAAGGCCTCAATCTGTCGAGAAGGTCGCTGACAATCTGAGGGTCAATAGGTTCGAGATAAAGGATCCCTTAATGGGGCCGGCCTTAAAGTTGGGTATCAACCGGAAAGAGGATGCCTATTTTCTATCAGAGATCTTCGACCTCATGGGCGGGCCCATAGAAGAAATCAGCCTCAGAGAGGCGGTTGAATTTTTGTTAGGCTATCAAGAAACCCTGGCGGAGAAAATGACGGCCGAGTCAAATCTGCTTGCCCGTAAATTATACAACAAGAAGCTCAATATGATCGAATGTCACCTCCAGAAAGAAGAACTCCTCTCCCGGCCAATATGGCTTCAATTAGAGCTTACTTCTCGGTGCAACCTGAAGTGTATCATGTGCGGTCAGAAAAGGCAGGATGGGCTAAGGCTGGGGGATATGCCCCTGAATTTATTTAAGCAAACCGAGGATGTCCTGTCTTATCTTCCTCAGGTCAGCTCCTACGGCTGGGGGGAATCCCTCCTCCATCCCGACTATTTAAAGATGTTTCGGATTATGAGAAAATACCAGGCGGATGTCCTTCTTTATACTAATGGGATGAGGCTAACGGAAGAAATAGCTAAGGAGATAGTTGTGGGCGGGTGCCGCGATCTGGTCTTTTCCTTTGCCGGAGCAACCAAAGAGACCTCGGAATACATCCGGCGGGGCTTAGACTTCTCAAGGCTTGTCCGGGCGGTGGAAATGGTGCAAGACTTAAAGCAACGCTTTATCAGCTCGAAACCCAACCTGAGGATCGCCTTTTTAGCCATGCGAAAGAATATCAGGGAGCTTCCTCAACTGGTCAGATTAGCTTCAAGTCTGGGAGTAAAAAAGATACTAATTACTTATCTGGTGGTAAATAGGCCGGAACTTAGAGATGAATCCCTTTACTATCATCAGGAATTGGCTAATGAGTTTCTTAAGGCCGGCCTGGAAGAGGCTAAAAGGCTGGGTGTTTCCATAGACCTTCCCGGTTTCTTTGGGCGGAAGAGTGACAACGGCTCCCAACGCAAGGTCTGTTATGAACCCTGGACCAATGCCTATATCTCCAACGAAGGCAAGGTCATCCCTTGTTGTAAGATTTCCACCCCCTTAGGCGATCTCTCTAAACACACCTTTGAAGAAATATGGAATTCTAAAGCCTACACAAACTTCCGCCAGAGAGTAAACAGCGACCATCCCCCGGCCGAATGTCGGGAATGTCCCTTCTTTAAATATCAGGACATCAACGACGAAAAAACCCACCTCCAGTTGGACGGCCACTGGAAGCTTAGATAA
- a CDS encoding glycosyltransferase: MKEKRFIPNEIKEILLIRSARMEQVNRVLHDLKMKSPQASITVLAQAQVENELRKDSQVEEIILYNERKFNIWNGLKYLSKIRKKRFDLAVILYNTPSGVGCLNVELFALLIRAKYRMVYELDGHSFVLPWYFCPLKFIRAIKKVIDLFIFLFIAFNIKSRKEFPKGIKRKKKMVCIGIDGRVLGYYKGGVPEYIYNLVENLGLMKENGFKYIIFQGGQRNSFSANSNIRQQTIRIPSFHFQEQIFWPVELSKQGIDLFHGTACITPLIRPCKSIITIHDLAWVRFPQYLPDPFLSGLKKWIPISIKGADLIIAVSRKTKEDIIEFFGVPENKIKVVYEGVNKRVYRPIEDTRSMEKIRQKYHIFDPFILNVGALQPRKNIQGIIKAYYKLKNDNYLDYKLVIPGRKGWLYNEIFQLVRDLELEKDVIFTGAVENEELSYLYNAAELFVFPSFYEGFGLPVLEAMACGTPVITSNTSSLTEVAGEAAILVDPHNVEELAEAMHRVLTDTALKDQMREKGLEQVSKFSWEKCARETLEVYQEALGRI, translated from the coding sequence ATGAAGGAGAAGAGATTTATACCTAATGAGATCAAAGAGATTCTTCTTATCAGGTCAGCTCGTATGGAACAAGTAAATAGGGTGCTCCATGATTTAAAGATGAAATCCCCTCAAGCTTCCATCACAGTTTTGGCCCAAGCTCAAGTAGAGAATGAATTAAGGAAGGATTCACAGGTAGAGGAGATAATTTTATATAATGAGAGAAAATTTAACATCTGGAATGGCCTTAAATATTTATCTAAAATAAGGAAAAAAAGATTTGATTTAGCCGTTATTCTATACAATACCCCTTCTGGGGTTGGCTGCCTCAATGTGGAATTATTTGCCTTACTCATTAGGGCTAAATATAGAATGGTCTATGAATTAGACGGCCATAGCTTTGTTCTCCCATGGTATTTCTGCCCTCTGAAATTCATAAGGGCTATAAAGAAGGTAATAGACTTATTCATATTTTTATTTATCGCTTTCAACATAAAGTCAAGGAAAGAGTTCCCCAAGGGTATAAAGAGAAAAAAGAAGATGGTATGTATAGGAATAGATGGACGTGTCTTGGGTTATTATAAGGGGGGGGTGCCGGAGTACATATATAACCTGGTTGAAAATCTTGGTTTGATGAAGGAGAATGGATTTAAGTATATAATATTTCAGGGGGGGCAGAGAAACTCCTTCTCGGCTAACAGTAACATTAGGCAACAGACTATCAGAATCCCTTCTTTTCACTTTCAAGAGCAGATCTTCTGGCCAGTGGAGTTGTCAAAGCAGGGGATAGATTTATTCCACGGCACTGCCTGTATTACTCCCCTCATAAGACCGTGTAAATCGATAATAACTATCCACGATCTCGCCTGGGTCCGATTCCCTCAATATCTACCAGATCCATTTCTTTCAGGCTTGAAGAAATGGATACCTATCTCCATCAAAGGCGCCGACCTTATCATTGCCGTTTCGAGGAAGACAAAGGAGGATATAATAGAATTCTTTGGTGTCCCCGAGAACAAGATTAAAGTGGTTTATGAGGGAGTAAATAAGAGGGTATATCGACCTATTGAAGATACCAGGTCGATGGAGAAAATCAGGCAGAAATACCATATCTTTGATCCTTTTATCCTGAATGTAGGGGCATTGCAGCCCCGAAAGAATATTCAGGGGATAATAAAGGCATATTATAAGCTTAAAAATGATAATTACTTAGACTATAAATTGGTTATTCCGGGAAGGAAAGGCTGGCTCTATAATGAGATCTTTCAACTGGTGAGAGACTTAGAGCTGGAGAAGGATGTCATCTTTACAGGAGCGGTAGAAAATGAGGAACTGTCATATTTATATAATGCGGCCGAGCTATTTGTCTTTCCATCCTTCTATGAGGGATTTGGCTTGCCAGTATTAGAGGCAATGGCCTGTGGGACGCCGGTTATAACCTCAAATACATCATCCTTAACTGAAGTAGCCGGTGAGGCGGCTATTCTGGTTGATCCTCATAATGTAGAAGAATTGGCTGAAGCGATGCATAGGGTTTTAACAGATACCGCCTTAAAGGATCAGATGAGAGAAAAAGGTTTAGAGCAAGTAAGTAAATTTTCCTGGGAGAAGTGCGCCAGAGAGACCTTAGAAGTTTACCAGGAAGCTTTGGGTCGGATATAA
- a CDS encoding glycosyltransferase, whose product MKKLSIVIATYNRRKYLKNCLHSILQGNIEVDYEIVVVDGGSTDGTQEFLMKQPYTRIIEDKREGPTKAYNQGIRAAEGEYVCWLNDDLMLVNDSLMNLLNFLEREKGNRVEIIGAFYFSEVEENNFDIRSTFGLPDASFGMAKTSVMKKLKYFDETFVRFHSDSDINLRAWERGLVTVGVREAKLKHYLVDDHIRKDFALQGYDDYRVFLKRWNYHRVKRLIFSIKEKLIDKYLEKNSYWQYFLVKALFLQEEGELGKSDYLIKKIYLLLDEVTELNSGWAYEWGLGVAKDIFYESKKFNTAERWFKFIISLKDNCSKNIRVTSLIHLGNLYSQQGKFSEAEEKLREAISLEPKDKSRVVSIYYAMGSNYEKQGKLDKAKEKFNEVIELSKEFASYNSNKYIGGAHFHLGCIYKGLNRTEETRHHLEECLRFTPQHRKARESLMFYSLEPKHLSSYLSTLPSPLRMTDK is encoded by the coding sequence GTGAAGAAACTAAGTATCGTCATAGCCACTTATAATAGGCGGAAATATTTGAAGAATTGCCTCCATTCTATTCTTCAAGGAAATATCGAGGTGGATTATGAAATAGTGGTAGTTGATGGTGGTTCAACTGATGGCACCCAAGAATTTCTAATGAAACAGCCCTATACAAGAATTATTGAAGATAAGCGGGAAGGTCCAACAAAGGCATACAACCAGGGGATTAGGGCGGCTGAGGGCGAGTATGTATGTTGGTTAAATGACGATCTCATGTTAGTAAATGATTCTCTGATGAACTTGTTAAATTTTTTAGAGAGAGAGAAAGGTAACCGGGTAGAAATAATAGGGGCCTTTTATTTTTCCGAAGTGGAAGAGAATAATTTTGATATTAGATCTACCTTTGGATTGCCTGATGCCAGCTTTGGGATGGCCAAGACTTCAGTTATGAAGAAATTGAAATATTTTGATGAGACCTTTGTTAGATTCCATTCAGATTCAGATATTAACTTAAGAGCCTGGGAAAGAGGCTTGGTAACGGTGGGGGTGAGGGAAGCAAAGCTTAAGCATTACTTAGTAGATGACCACATTAGAAAAGATTTTGCGCTCCAGGGCTATGATGATTATAGAGTATTTTTAAAAAGATGGAATTACCACCGGGTTAAGCGTCTAATATTTTCAATAAAAGAAAAATTAATAGATAAATACCTTGAAAAAAATAGCTATTGGCAATATTTCCTTGTTAAAGCATTATTTCTTCAAGAAGAAGGAGAATTAGGAAAATCGGATTACTTAATAAAGAAAATATATTTATTATTAGATGAAGTTACGGAATTAAATAGTGGATGGGCCTATGAATGGGGATTAGGCGTGGCGAAAGATATATTTTATGAAAGTAAAAAATTTAATACCGCCGAGAGATGGTTTAAATTCATAATATCATTGAAGGATAACTGTAGTAAGAATATAAGGGTAACCAGCCTAATTCATCTGGGGAACCTTTACTCCCAACAAGGAAAATTCAGCGAAGCAGAAGAGAAACTAAGGGAAGCCATATCCTTAGAACCTAAGGATAAAAGTAGAGTAGTATCTATTTATTATGCCATGGGATCAAATTATGAAAAGCAAGGTAAATTAGATAAAGCCAAAGAAAAATTCAATGAAGTTATAGAATTAAGTAAGGAGTTTGCCTCATATAATTCAAATAAATATATTGGTGGAGCTCATTTCCATCTGGGATGTATTTATAAGGGATTGAATAGGACAGAAGAGACAAGACATCACCTGGAGGAATGTCTAAGATTTACACCCCAGCACAGAAAAGCAAGGGAGAGTTTGATGTTTTATAGCCTTGAGCCTAAACACCTGAGTAGTTATCTCTCCACTCTTCCTTCTCCACTGAGGATGACAGACAAATGA
- a CDS encoding GDP-L-fucose synthase: MEKDALIYVAGHEGFVGSAIVRKLRCLGYRNLLLRKEAELNLTDQAETRLFFQRGAPEYVFLCAEKVGGILANNTYPADFIYQNIMIQTNVIDSAYRNGVKKLLFTGSSCSYPKMCLQPMKEEYLLSGYLEPTNEAYAIAKIAGIKMCQSYNRQYGTNYIVTMPANLYGVNDDFDPRDSHVIPALLRKFHKANLSKEDVVIWGTGQPKREFLYVDDFAEACIFLMNEYNSCEIINVGSGEDISIAELANLIKQVVGFEGSIVYDQTKPDGMPKKLLDVSKIRSLGWKAKTSLEEGTKATYDWYKESGSAQ, from the coding sequence ATGGAGAAAGACGCGCTCATATATGTGGCCGGACATGAAGGCTTTGTTGGTTCGGCCATTGTCCGAAAGTTAAGGTGCCTGGGTTATAGAAATTTACTCCTCAGGAAAGAGGCGGAACTCAATCTGACTGACCAGGCCGAGACCAGGCTGTTTTTCCAAAGGGGGGCGCCGGAATATGTGTTTCTATGCGCCGAGAAGGTGGGCGGTATCCTGGCTAATAACACCTACCCAGCCGATTTCATTTACCAAAATATTATGATTCAGACGAATGTTATTGATTCGGCCTACCGAAATGGGGTCAAAAAACTCCTGTTTACGGGAAGCTCATGCAGCTATCCTAAGATGTGCCTACAGCCTATGAAGGAAGAGTATCTGCTCTCTGGCTATCTGGAACCCACCAATGAAGCTTATGCGATAGCTAAAATAGCCGGTATAAAGATGTGCCAGTCTTATAACCGGCAGTATGGCACAAACTACATAGTCACTATGCCGGCCAATTTATATGGGGTGAATGATGACTTTGACCCACGGGATAGTCATGTGATACCGGCCTTGCTTAGGAAATTTCATAAGGCCAACCTCTCCAAAGAGGATGTAGTTATCTGGGGAACCGGTCAGCCTAAAAGAGAATTCCTCTATGTGGATGATTTTGCCGAGGCCTGTATTTTCTTGATGAATGAATATAATAGCTGTGAAATAATAAATGTTGGGTCAGGAGAAGATATATCCATAGCTGAACTGGCTAATCTAATTAAGCAAGTAGTGGGTTTTGAAGGTAGCATAGTGTATGATCAGACCAAGCCTGATGGTATGCCCAAGAAGCTTCTGGATGTAAGCAAGATAAGAAGTCTGGGTTGGAAGGCTAAAACAAGCTTGGAAGAAGGCACAAAAGCCACCTACGATTGGTATAAGGAGTCTGGATCAGCCCAGTGA
- a CDS encoding DegT/DnrJ/EryC1/StrS family aminotransferase, which yields MPTQQMPFGTMVITQKSRDLVNEILDSKRVSCGKYVRQFEERFAELVGTEEAVAVSSGADADALALAVLYDLGAKRDDEVIVPALSFVATGNAVLQAGFKPVFVDIERETLNIDPHQIEQAITTKTRAIMPVHLMGKPAEMDTINEIARRHHLYVVEDAAEAHGARYKSKNIGTLGDMAAYSLYLAHMITTIEGGVITTNHPEFAEVLRSLRSHGRACKCKSCVLNLASAYCPKRFEYGEGVDLRFIFERIGFSCKMNEIEAAVGLGSLEIYDEILRKRKKNFATMSEKFKRFDQYFVTIKEEPYEEIGPHAFPIVLKEGVRFSRDHFVDFLEKNGIETRSLFASMPTQCQGFKFLGYKLGEFPEAEYIGNNGLHIGVHQDIDEEQIDYFIEVVDRFLEVSYGERRAHICGRT from the coding sequence GTGCCTACTCAACAGATGCCTTTTGGAACAATGGTGATCACCCAGAAATCCAGGGACTTGGTCAACGAGATACTTGATTCTAAAAGGGTTTCCTGCGGTAAGTATGTAAGGCAATTTGAGGAGAGATTTGCCGAGTTAGTCGGAACAGAAGAGGCGGTGGCCGTCTCAAGTGGAGCGGATGCCGATGCCTTGGCTTTAGCGGTTCTCTATGATTTGGGGGCCAAGCGAGACGATGAAGTCATTGTGCCGGCCTTATCTTTCGTAGCTACGGGCAATGCTGTTCTGCAAGCCGGCTTTAAGCCGGTTTTTGTGGATATTGAAAGAGAGACCTTAAATATAGACCCCCATCAAATAGAACAGGCCATCACCACCAAGACAAGGGCCATAATGCCGGTTCATCTTATGGGAAAACCGGCTGAGATGGACACGATTAATGAGATTGCCCGGCGGCATCATCTCTATGTGGTAGAAGATGCGGCTGAGGCCCATGGGGCAAGGTATAAGAGTAAGAATATAGGAACTCTGGGGGATATGGCGGCCTATAGTCTATACTTAGCCCATATGATCACTACTATAGAGGGGGGAGTCATCACTACCAACCATCCTGAATTTGCCGAGGTCTTAAGGTCTTTAAGGTCGCATGGAAGGGCTTGTAAATGCAAAAGTTGTGTCTTAAATCTTGCCTCAGCCTATTGTCCCAAGAGATTTGAGTATGGCGAGGGAGTAGATCTCAGGTTCATATTTGAAAGGATTGGATTCTCCTGTAAGATGAATGAAATAGAGGCGGCTGTTGGGTTGGGAAGCCTGGAAATCTACGACGAAATCCTAAGAAAGAGGAAGAAGAATTTTGCTACGATGAGTGAGAAGTTTAAAAGGTTTGACCAGTATTTTGTTACTATCAAGGAAGAACCTTATGAGGAGATTGGACCACATGCCTTTCCGATTGTTCTCAAGGAAGGTGTTAGATTTAGTAGAGACCATTTCGTTGATTTTTTAGAAAAGAATGGGATTGAGACAAGGAGTCTATTCGCCTCGATGCCAACTCAGTGTCAGGGTTTTAAATTTCTGGGATATAAACTGGGTGAGTTCCCCGAGGCGGAATACATAGGAAATAATGGACTTCACATCGGGGTGCACCAAGACATAGATGAAGAGCAGATAGATTATTTCATCGAGGTGGTGGATAGATTTTTAGAGGTAAGCTATGGAGAAAGACGCGCTCATATATGTGGCCGGACATGA
- a CDS encoding nucleotidyltransferase family protein — MGTPLSLKDIDVVILCGGLGKRLQGVVADRPKPMAEINQRPFLDILIEYVAGYGFNRFILCIGYMGEVIRGHYQKSRRPSTILFSEEKEPLGTAGAIKNAEPLIQSSPFLVMNGDSFCQVELDRFIDFHITKGTLVTMVLAWAGETADYGSVTINSSGQILRFDEKVYRGGRRLINAGVYLMEEEVLSLIPPHRNYSLEYHLFPMIIDRKVYGYVTEGGLIDIGTPQRYAKARDFIYEKGGLSAYSTDAFWNNGDHPEIQGLGQRDT, encoded by the coding sequence ATGGGGACACCGCTAAGTCTGAAAGATATAGATGTGGTTATTCTCTGTGGTGGGTTAGGTAAACGACTTCAGGGTGTAGTGGCTGATCGGCCTAAGCCTATGGCTGAGATAAACCAACGGCCTTTTTTAGATATCCTGATAGAATATGTGGCTGGGTATGGTTTTAATCGCTTTATTCTGTGCATAGGATATATGGGTGAGGTGATCAGAGGGCATTATCAAAAGAGCCGTCGCCCTTCGACTATCTTATTTTCCGAGGAAAAAGAACCCTTAGGCACGGCAGGGGCCATAAAGAATGCCGAACCACTCATTCAAAGCAGCCCGTTTCTGGTTATGAATGGAGATTCATTCTGCCAGGTAGAGCTGGATAGATTCATTGATTTCCATATCACTAAAGGGACCTTGGTTACTATGGTCCTGGCTTGGGCTGGAGAGACGGCAGATTATGGTTCAGTAACTATAAATTCCTCAGGGCAAATCTTGAGATTCGATGAAAAGGTCTATCGGGGAGGTAGAAGGCTTATTAACGCCGGGGTATATCTTATGGAAGAAGAAGTGCTTTCTCTGATACCTCCCCATAGAAATTATTCTCTCGAATACCACCTCTTCCCCATGATTATTGACAGAAAGGTTTACGGGTATGTGACCGAGGGGGGGCTGATAGACATTGGGACTCCCCAGCGATACGCAAAGGCCAGAGATTTTATCTACGAAAAAGGAGGCTTGAGTGCCTACTCAACAGATGCCTTTTGGAACAATGGTGATCACCCAGAAATCCAGGGACTTGGTCAACGAGATACTTGA